One genomic region from Amycolatopsis sp. FBCC-B4732 encodes:
- a CDS encoding SDR family oxidoreductase — MSEQREIVVTGGGTGIGLAIAARFAAAGERVTVTGRRKDVLEAAAERIGARAVAFDASDPAAVQAALAELPERVDVLVNNAGGNTDRVREAPAPGDLAGLADAWRANFEANVVSAVLVTTALKPRFADGVRVVTLGSIAAKQGSGSYGAAKAAIEAWNTDLARQLGAAGSANVVAPGVTLDTEFFHGTVSEEWVNARVSVAFDKRAGTPDEVAETVVFLAAPGAGHITGQVVHVNGGAYGAR, encoded by the coding sequence ATGAGCGAACAGCGGGAAATCGTGGTCACCGGCGGCGGCACCGGCATCGGGCTGGCGATCGCCGCCCGGTTCGCGGCGGCGGGCGAGCGGGTGACCGTCACCGGGCGGCGCAAGGACGTGCTCGAAGCCGCGGCGGAGCGGATCGGCGCGCGGGCGGTGGCCTTCGACGCGAGCGACCCGGCGGCGGTGCAGGCCGCCCTGGCCGAGCTGCCGGAGCGGGTCGACGTCCTGGTCAACAACGCCGGCGGCAACACCGACCGGGTCCGCGAGGCGCCCGCGCCCGGCGACCTGGCCGGGCTGGCCGACGCGTGGCGCGCGAACTTCGAGGCCAACGTCGTCTCCGCGGTCCTGGTCACGACGGCGTTGAAGCCGCGCTTCGCGGACGGCGTGCGCGTGGTGACCCTCGGCTCGATCGCGGCGAAGCAGGGCTCCGGCTCCTACGGCGCGGCGAAAGCGGCGATCGAGGCGTGGAACACCGACCTCGCGCGGCAGCTCGGCGCCGCCGGCTCGGCCAACGTCGTGGCGCCGGGCGTCACCCTCGACACGGAGTTCTTCCACGGCACGGTTTCCGAAGAATGGGTGAACGCCCGCGTCTCCGTCGCCTTCGACAAGCGGGCCGGCACCCCGGACGAAGTCGCCGAAACGGTGGTGTTCCTGGCCGCGCCGGGCGCCGGGCACATCACCGGGCAGGTCGTGCACGTGAACGGGGGCGCGTACGGGGCCCGCTAG
- a CDS encoding SCO6745 family protein — protein sequence MTARRLWAAVEPLHAVVYFAPETAAAAKAAGLRGYWMGYFAGRLAPLGPIGPEPAAAVLFGFAPAMVARALPDAWSFASPAAVLESRIDAVSTAVPAAPELASLLWRAVGACDFGGRPLAAAWAAVPKPADPAAALWLATTILREHRGDGHVLAAVHAGLSGLETTLTHIGDGGLGRADVQPHRGWSDEQWDAAVDRLRARGVLDGAGRLTDAGRDLRRRVEEDTDRLAAAPVAALGDDFERALELAVPLSRAVIDSGVVPVPNPMGVPRP from the coding sequence ATGACCGCACGCCGGCTCTGGGCGGCCGTGGAACCGTTGCACGCCGTCGTCTACTTCGCGCCCGAGACCGCGGCGGCCGCCAAGGCTGCAGGCCTGCGCGGGTACTGGATGGGGTACTTCGCGGGCCGCCTGGCGCCGCTGGGGCCGATCGGCCCGGAACCGGCGGCGGCGGTGTTGTTCGGCTTCGCGCCGGCGATGGTGGCGCGGGCCTTGCCGGACGCGTGGTCGTTCGCCTCGCCCGCGGCGGTTCTCGAGTCGCGGATCGACGCGGTCTCGACGGCGGTGCCCGCGGCGCCGGAACTGGCGTCGCTGCTGTGGCGCGCGGTCGGCGCGTGCGATTTCGGCGGCCGTCCGCTGGCGGCGGCGTGGGCGGCGGTCCCGAAGCCCGCGGACCCGGCGGCGGCGCTCTGGCTGGCGACGACGATCCTGCGCGAGCACCGCGGCGACGGCCACGTCCTGGCGGCGGTGCACGCGGGGTTGAGCGGGCTGGAGACGACGCTCACTCACATCGGTGATGGCGGGCTCGGCCGGGCGGACGTCCAGCCGCACCGGGGGTGGTCGGACGAGCAGTGGGACGCGGCGGTGGACCGGTTGCGGGCTCGCGGGGTGCTCGACGGGGCCGGCCGGCTGACCGACGCGGGCCGGGACCTGCGCCGCCGTGTCGAGGAAGACACGGATCGGCTGGCGGCCGCGCCGGTGGCGGCGCTGGGGGACGACTTCGAGCGGGCGCTGGAGCTGGCGGTCCCGCTCAGCCGGGCGGTGATCGACAGCGGCGTGGTCCCGGTGCCGAACCCGATGGGCGTACCCCGTCCCTGA
- a CDS encoding OmpA family protein, with the protein MQLQNTSLNLRNATSRPARVTRVAFAGLMAAGAFLSGCAVPARNVVPSGGDRVVVVVSGTANEPRAAVGDAVLAVLRDAANSGNVSQQGSGKSSVVLVSAADGGDRRSVVLTPRRADGSLEHGLSRPSLIDRNVASAVDAISATAARKSGLDLLTGIADAVRGVAAGTLVVDSSGLSTGGAFDLRQVGWAADPAAVAGQLTAARQLPGLGGWHVVFTGLGSVAGPQPPLPTPARERLAAYWQAICRAAGAAACDVDQSRVPAEPSRATAATPVVPVPGVTSVTGPRGEVTTTVSDAALGFAGDSAVLSESAGDLLRSLAGSITAGRTSAPVTVRGFAADPPGSTDAGRRELAEQRARAVAGALTGAGVTQRVDATGTGTEPGVTAMTGGRFDEAAAARMRRVDITYQGPGPST; encoded by the coding sequence ATGCAGCTTCAGAACACCTCGCTCAACCTGCGGAACGCGACGTCACGCCCCGCACGTGTCACTCGGGTGGCATTTGCCGGGCTGATGGCCGCCGGCGCCTTCTTGAGTGGCTGTGCGGTGCCCGCGCGCAACGTCGTCCCCAGTGGTGGGGACCGGGTCGTCGTGGTCGTCAGCGGGACGGCGAACGAGCCTCGGGCCGCCGTCGGCGATGCCGTTCTCGCCGTGCTGCGTGACGCCGCGAACAGCGGGAACGTCTCGCAGCAGGGCTCGGGCAAGAGCAGCGTCGTGCTGGTCTCGGCCGCCGACGGCGGGGACCGGCGCTCGGTCGTGCTGACCCCGCGGCGGGCCGACGGTTCCCTGGAACACGGCCTTTCGCGGCCGTCGCTGATCGACCGGAACGTGGCGAGCGCCGTCGACGCGATCAGCGCCACCGCGGCGCGCAAGAGCGGGCTCGACCTGCTCACCGGCATCGCCGACGCCGTCCGCGGGGTGGCCGCCGGGACCCTGGTCGTCGACAGCAGCGGCCTGAGCACCGGCGGCGCGTTCGACCTCCGGCAGGTCGGCTGGGCGGCCGACCCCGCGGCCGTCGCCGGGCAGCTGACCGCCGCCCGGCAATTGCCGGGGCTGGGCGGCTGGCACGTCGTCTTCACCGGGCTCGGGTCGGTCGCCGGGCCGCAGCCGCCGCTGCCCACGCCGGCGCGCGAGCGGCTCGCGGCGTACTGGCAGGCGATCTGCCGGGCGGCCGGTGCGGCCGCCTGCGACGTCGACCAGAGCCGGGTGCCGGCCGAGCCGTCGCGGGCCACCGCGGCGACGCCGGTCGTGCCCGTGCCCGGGGTGACATCGGTGACCGGCCCGCGGGGCGAGGTCACCACCACGGTTTCGGACGCCGCGCTCGGCTTCGCCGGGGACTCCGCGGTGCTCTCCGAATCCGCCGGCGACCTGCTGCGGTCGCTGGCGGGCAGCATCACGGCCGGCCGCACGAGCGCGCCGGTCACCGTCCGCGGCTTCGCGGCCGACCCGCCCGGGTCGACCGACGCGGGGCGGCGGGAACTGGCGGAACAGCGAGCGCGTGCCGTCGCCGGCGCGCTCACCGGGGCCGGGGTGACCCAGCGGGTCGACGCCACCGGCACCGGCACCGAACCCGGGGTCACCGCGATGACCGGCGGGCGGTTCGACGAAGCGGCGGCGGCCCGGATGAGGCGGGTGGACATCACGTACCAGGGCCCCGGCCCGAGCACGTAG
- a CDS encoding cytochrome P450 yields MTAASATPALPTTRPAGCPFDPPGSYAELRETDPTSQVRCPAGMDAWLVTRYQDVRAVLADRALSSRGASSVHVNPNADLDEEVSPGSIIQLDGAAHSRLRKKVIAEFTVRRVEALRGYVQELVESHLDAMLAKPGRADLVADFALPIPSLVICELLGVPYADRSRFQRQSGLLVSTDATPEEGKQAYDELSAFLAELFTDKRRNPRDDLFSRLISRGESDGDPLSMEELVVLGLSLLVAGHETTANMIALGALVLMEQPEGRDVVLAKPERAVEELLRYLSVVQFGVLRYATSDVEVGGRAVKAGEWLVAALNSANRDEELFPGADKLDFDRESPRTHVAFGFGAHQCVGQQLARVELQEALTRLFRRVPGLRPAVPRESLAFKHNTLVYGVRELPVAWG; encoded by the coding sequence GTGACGGCAGCATCCGCAACCCCGGCCCTCCCGACGACGCGACCGGCCGGATGCCCGTTCGACCCGCCCGGGAGCTACGCCGAGCTGCGGGAAACCGACCCGACGTCGCAGGTCCGCTGCCCGGCGGGCATGGACGCCTGGCTGGTGACGCGCTACCAGGACGTCCGCGCGGTGCTCGCCGACCGCGCGCTGAGCTCCCGCGGCGCGTCTTCGGTGCACGTCAACCCGAACGCCGACCTCGACGAGGAGGTCAGCCCGGGGTCGATCATCCAGCTCGACGGCGCCGCGCATTCGCGGCTGCGCAAGAAGGTGATCGCGGAGTTCACCGTGCGGCGCGTGGAGGCGCTGCGCGGGTACGTCCAGGAGCTGGTCGAGAGCCACCTCGACGCGATGCTCGCGAAGCCGGGACGGGCGGACCTGGTGGCGGACTTCGCGTTGCCGATCCCGTCGCTGGTGATCTGCGAGCTGCTCGGCGTGCCGTACGCGGACCGCTCGCGGTTCCAGCGGCAGAGCGGCCTGCTGGTCAGCACCGACGCCACCCCCGAGGAAGGGAAGCAGGCGTACGACGAGCTTTCCGCCTTCCTGGCCGAGCTGTTCACCGACAAGCGGCGGAATCCGCGGGACGACCTGTTCAGCCGGCTGATTTCCCGCGGCGAGTCGGACGGCGACCCGCTGTCGATGGAGGAGCTCGTCGTGCTCGGGCTCAGCTTGCTGGTGGCGGGGCACGAGACGACGGCGAACATGATCGCGCTCGGCGCGCTGGTCCTGATGGAGCAGCCCGAGGGGCGGGACGTCGTGCTGGCGAAGCCGGAACGCGCGGTCGAGGAGCTGCTGCGATACCTCTCGGTCGTGCAGTTCGGGGTGCTGCGGTACGCGACTTCCGACGTCGAGGTCGGCGGGCGCGCGGTGAAGGCGGGGGAGTGGCTGGTCGCCGCGTTGAACTCCGCGAACCGCGACGAGGAGCTGTTCCCCGGCGCGGACAAGCTCGACTTCGATCGCGAATCGCCGCGCACGCACGTCGCGTTCGGCTTCGGCGCACACCAGTGCGTCGGCCAGCAGCTGGCGCGCGTCGAGCTGCAGGAGGCGTTGACGCGGTTGTTCCGCCGCGTCCCCGGCCTGCGGCCGGCGGTGCCGCGGGAGTCGCTGGCGTTCAAGCACAACACGCTCGTGTACGGGGTGCGGGAGCTGCCGGTGGCGTGGGGCTGA
- a CDS encoding amino acid--tRNA ligase-related protein gives MRGFRSTVDSEVHTPEIVASATESGANVFGIGYFGRPAYLAQYTSLDAELGFIRDHHDVRAVLRDVLAGMAGDLVPVPAEIPEIHFAEALDFLGVPADEPDLSPAHERALSEWALREHGSEFLFVTGYPMANRPFSTHPDPARPGYSNSFALLFRGGFAIGLERWTARLFGAANVREVTLFPRDLHRLTP, from the coding sequence GTGCGCGGGTTCCGGTCCACAGTGGACAGCGAGGTGCACACGCCCGAGATCGTGGCGTCGGCGACCGAGTCCGGGGCGAACGTCTTCGGCATCGGCTACTTCGGCCGGCCCGCCTACCTCGCGCAGTACACCAGCCTGGACGCCGAACTGGGCTTCATCCGTGACCACCACGACGTCAGGGCGGTGCTGCGGGACGTGCTCGCGGGGATGGCGGGCGACCTCGTCCCCGTCCCCGCCGAAATCCCGGAGATCCACTTCGCCGAGGCGCTGGACTTCCTCGGCGTGCCGGCCGACGAGCCGGATCTCTCGCCCGCGCACGAACGCGCATTGTCCGAGTGGGCGCTGCGGGAGCACGGCTCGGAGTTCCTGTTCGTCACCGGCTACCCGATGGCGAACCGGCCGTTCTCCACGCACCCGGACCCGGCGCGGCCCGGCTACTCGAACAGCTTCGCCCTGCTGTTCCGCGGCGGGTTCGCGATCGGTCTGGAACGCTGGACCGCGCGCCTCTTCGGCGCCGCCAACGTCCGGGAGGTCACGCTGTTCCCGCGTGACCTGCACCGGCTGACCCCGTGA